Proteins encoded together in one Acidobacteriota bacterium window:
- a CDS encoding HU family DNA-binding protein, protein MAEARRMGKSELFAHFAERFEVKRAMAREFFEELTMLSEKELKRSGEFVLPDMVKLVIQKRKARLGRNPATGEPIKIPAKTVVKARIAKKLKDAVLPRK, encoded by the coding sequence ATGGCTGAGGCCCGGAGGATGGGCAAGTCGGAACTGTTTGCGCACTTTGCCGAGCGCTTCGAGGTGAAGCGGGCAATGGCGCGCGAGTTCTTCGAAGAGCTGACCATGCTCTCGGAGAAGGAACTGAAGCGCTCGGGCGAGTTCGTGCTCCCCGACATGGTGAAACTGGTGATCCAGAAGCGCAAGGCCCGCCTGGGGCGCAACCCGGCGACGGGGGAGCCCATCAAGATCCCGGCCAAGACCGTGGTCAAGGCGCGCATTGCCAAGAAGCTGAAGGACGCTGTTCTGCCGCGCAAGTAA
- the queF gene encoding preQ(1) synthase, which produces MSSVTIETFPNPSPGRDYQVVISAPEFTSVCPMTGLPDFGEILVTYVPDQRCLELKALKFYLLDYRNRGIFYEAATNQILDDLVAACQPRRMTVVGNFTARGGIKTSVTATFVQP; this is translated from the coding sequence ATGTCAAGTGTGACGATCGAGACGTTTCCGAATCCCAGCCCCGGCCGTGATTACCAGGTCGTCATCAGCGCGCCGGAATTCACCTCGGTCTGCCCGATGACCGGACTCCCGGATTTCGGCGAAATCCTGGTCACATACGTGCCCGACCAACGGTGCCTTGAGTTAAAGGCACTGAAATTCTACCTGCTCGACTATCGAAACCGGGGCATCTTCTACGAGGCGGCCACCAATCAGATTCTCGACGACCTGGTGGCAGCCTGCCAGCCGCGCAGGATGACAGTCGTGGGCAATTTCACGGCCCGCGGCGGCATCAAGACATCGGTCACTGCAACCTTCGTCCAGCCGTGA
- a CDS encoding ABC transporter substrate-binding protein produces MWALSALGCGTSTPPAPPSGPATIVIGVPQSRQIDPSHSIRALANTLARERPTGSDASGRTSPRLVDSWSETDNGLTWRLVLKPQLQFQDGTRLTAADIKRHLDQARDEARDNRSGQTLSVCVSDIRETAVEGDREVVVRLNRRCAFLLDDLVMTVAHQTADDSPAVGTGPFAITSATKDEIVLDANPYYYLGKPAIGRVIVKAYDTLRTAWAEMMRGRVDFLWDVGPDTAEFLRDQSGVQVRSYLSYFAYTIVMNSGRPVFRDRAVRRALNLGVDRAELVQQALKGQGRAGVDAIWPSFWARDDSVPAWRYDPAEAAGLLDAARRSGGLPPSSSKAGAPVVEFTCLLPEGFTIYERLALLVQRQLRLVNVEMRIEALPADVYNGRINAGDFDAVLTNLVGGPYRTIHYQFWHSPGTSKRLNFWGYRDAAVDAALEQMRNAPDDHGTRMAMRALRLALRENPPAIVLAWSDSVQAVSRRFELPEGAAGRDALHTLSRWRIRTPGGVPP; encoded by the coding sequence GTGTGGGCGCTGTCTGCCCTCGGGTGCGGGACCTCCACGCCGCCCGCCCCGCCATCGGGACCGGCGACCATCGTCATCGGCGTGCCGCAAAGCCGCCAGATCGATCCATCGCACAGTATTCGCGCACTCGCCAATACCCTCGCCCGCGAACGGCCAACCGGCAGTGACGCCAGCGGCAGAACCTCTCCGCGACTCGTCGACAGCTGGTCCGAAACCGACAACGGCCTGACCTGGCGGCTTGTGCTCAAGCCGCAGTTGCAGTTTCAGGACGGCACCAGGCTGACCGCCGCCGACATCAAGCGCCATCTCGATCAGGCACGCGATGAAGCACGCGACAATCGATCCGGTCAGACGCTCTCGGTGTGCGTCTCCGACATCAGGGAGACGGCGGTCGAGGGCGATCGCGAGGTGGTCGTCCGGCTCAACCGCCGCTGCGCGTTCCTGCTTGACGATCTGGTCATGACCGTCGCGCACCAGACAGCCGACGACAGCCCCGCGGTCGGGACCGGCCCGTTTGCAATCACATCGGCGACGAAGGACGAGATCGTGCTGGACGCGAACCCCTACTACTATCTTGGCAAGCCGGCAATCGGCCGGGTGATCGTGAAGGCGTATGACACGCTGAGAACGGCCTGGGCCGAGATGATGCGCGGGCGCGTTGACTTCCTGTGGGATGTCGGGCCGGACACCGCCGAGTTCCTCCGTGACCAGTCGGGCGTTCAGGTGCGTTCGTATCTGAGCTACTTCGCCTACACGATCGTCATGAACTCGGGGCGGCCGGTCTTCCGCGATCGGGCAGTGCGGCGCGCCTTGAACCTCGGCGTCGACCGCGCCGAACTGGTGCAGCAGGCACTCAAGGGCCAGGGCCGCGCCGGCGTCGATGCGATCTGGCCGTCGTTCTGGGCGCGCGATGACAGTGTGCCTGCGTGGCGGTACGATCCTGCCGAAGCGGCCGGCCTGCTTGACGCCGCCCGCCGCAGCGGCGGCCTTCCGCCGAGCAGCTCGAAGGCCGGAGCGCCAGTCGTCGAGTTCACATGCCTCTTGCCGGAGGGCTTCACCATCTACGAACGCCTGGCGTTGCTGGTGCAGCGCCAGCTGCGGCTGGTCAACGTCGAAATGCGGATTGAGGCGCTGCCCGCAGACGTCTACAACGGGCGCATCAACGCGGGCGATTTCGACGCGGTGCTGACGAACCTGGTCGGCGGGCCATATCGGACGATTCATTACCAGTTCTGGCATTCGCCGGGAACGTCGAAGCGCTTGAATTTCTGGGGCTACCGGGATGCGGCGGTTGACGCGGCGCTCGAGCAGATGCGCAACGCGCCGGACGATCACGGCACGCGCATGGCGATGAGGGCGTTGCGTCTCGCCTTGCGCGAGAACCCGCCGGCCATCGTGCTTGCGTGGAGCGACTCGGTTCAGGCCGTCAGCCGCCGGTTCGAACTGCCCGAGGGCGCGGCGGGCCGGGACGCGCTACACACCCTGAGCCGGTGGCGCATCCGAACTCCCGGAGGCGTGCCGCCATGA
- a CDS encoding hemerythrin domain-containing protein, with product MKATEILMHEHELIMRGVTVLDRMADKAESGQPVPVADANAIIEFIRKFADGCHHAKEEGVLFPAMEAAGMPRDGGPIAVMLAEHDQGRAAVKAMSAAASAFGASAEPLAQFARAARAYANLLTNHIHKENNILFRMADQVIGAHKDAEILQAYDEHEARVTGPGEHERFHKVIDELEAAYPG from the coding sequence ATGAAAGCCACCGAAATCCTGATGCACGAACACGAGCTCATCATGCGCGGCGTGACGGTGCTCGACCGCATGGCTGATAAGGCTGAATCCGGTCAGCCCGTTCCGGTCGCGGATGCGAACGCGATCATCGAGTTCATCAGGAAGTTCGCCGACGGATGCCATCACGCCAAGGAAGAAGGCGTGCTGTTTCCCGCGATGGAAGCAGCCGGGATGCCCCGCGACGGCGGCCCAATCGCCGTGATGCTCGCGGAGCATGATCAAGGCCGCGCGGCAGTCAAGGCCATGTCAGCCGCGGCATCTGCCTTCGGCGCTTCTGCCGAGCCCCTGGCACAGTTCGCCCGCGCGGCGCGAGCCTATGCCAACCTGCTCACCAATCACATCCACAAAGAGAACAACATCCTGTTCCGGATGGCCGACCAGGTGATCGGGGCCCACAAGGACGCGGAAATCCTGCAGGCGTACGACGAGCACGAAGCCAGAGTCACGGGCCCTGGCGAGCACGAACGCTTCCACAAGGTGATTGACGAACTCGAGGCGGCATACCCGGGATAG
- a CDS encoding radical SAM protein yields MEPSAFNVRVPLSTGDVFLMNTLTDAQVVVSADAARLVDRPGDTCEDTVHAAADVRDALATFAEHGFLVQDRTSEQAALARRFHEFREDTSQLRITILTTLQCNFACDYCYQGDHAAAGRPAPKMSLETSARVAEWIAGQLDAVNPRRLVLTFFGGEPLLNTPAMIDIAGRCWQATQARGVRQLVSIITNGLLLSPAIVDRMLPFGLTGVKVTLDGDRATHDRVRPARGGEGTFDRIIANIRRVADRTPVAIGGNFDGSTAGSYPALLDFLKSQDFAGRISKVTFKPVIAPRSAEAPAGSIPLTDVGTDRPSQNGSCMSVAGSGGASACDSCRFADDQMATLREETKRHGFSTADGVHMGPCELYRRHSHTIGPDGSRYACPGFTGANALAIGNIAAGENGVLSEAASQIERLAPWHQCGDCSFVPVCGGGCAVASHAELGDMKAPSCHKRAFESALIALAEDTAGAIAGGLQ; encoded by the coding sequence ATGGAGCCGTCCGCCTTTAACGTCCGGGTGCCGCTGTCGACGGGCGACGTGTTCTTGATGAACACGTTGACTGACGCCCAGGTGGTGGTTTCGGCGGACGCGGCGCGGTTGGTCGACCGGCCAGGCGATACCTGCGAGGACACGGTACATGCCGCTGCCGACGTTCGCGACGCGCTCGCGACGTTTGCCGAACATGGATTCCTGGTCCAGGATCGCACCTCCGAACAGGCGGCGCTCGCGCGGCGTTTCCACGAATTCCGCGAAGACACCTCACAGCTGCGGATCACGATTCTGACCACGCTGCAGTGCAACTTCGCGTGCGACTACTGCTATCAAGGCGACCATGCGGCGGCCGGACGTCCGGCCCCGAAGATGTCGCTCGAGACATCTGCCCGGGTAGCCGAGTGGATCGCGGGCCAGCTCGACGCGGTCAATCCGCGCCGCCTGGTGCTCACCTTCTTCGGGGGCGAACCGCTGCTGAACACGCCGGCGATGATCGATATCGCCGGCCGTTGCTGGCAGGCGACGCAGGCCAGAGGCGTGCGGCAACTGGTCAGCATCATCACGAACGGCCTCCTTCTTTCTCCCGCGATCGTCGATCGGATGCTGCCGTTCGGGCTGACCGGCGTCAAGGTGACGCTCGACGGCGATCGCGCCACGCACGACCGGGTGCGCCCGGCGCGCGGCGGCGAGGGCACGTTCGATCGCATCATCGCCAACATCCGGCGCGTGGCGGACAGAACGCCTGTCGCGATTGGCGGCAACTTCGACGGCTCCACTGCCGGGAGTTATCCCGCGCTGCTCGATTTTCTCAAGAGTCAGGATTTCGCCGGCCGCATCTCGAAGGTCACATTCAAGCCCGTGATCGCTCCGCGTTCGGCGGAGGCGCCCGCTGGGTCGATTCCACTCACCGACGTGGGAACGGACCGCCCGTCGCAGAACGGATCGTGCATGAGCGTTGCGGGCAGCGGCGGCGCGTCGGCGTGCGACAGCTGCCGCTTCGCCGACGACCAGATGGCGACGTTGCGCGAAGAAACGAAGCGGCACGGCTTCTCCACCGCCGACGGCGTACACATGGGCCCGTGCGAGCTGTACCGCCGGCACTCGCACACGATCGGACCCGACGGGTCGCGCTACGCATGCCCTGGATTCACTGGCGCCAACGCGCTGGCGATTGGCAATATCGCTGCCGGCGAAAACGGCGTGCTGTCTGAGGCAGCCTCACAAATTGAGCGGCTCGCGCCCTGGCACCAGTGCGGAGACTGCTCGTTCGTTCCGGTGTGCGGGGGCGGCTGTGCGGTCGCTTCCCACGCGGAACTTGGCGACATGAAAGCGCCGTCATGTCACAAGCGTGCGTTTGAATCGGCGTTGATTGCGCTGGCGGAAGATACCGCCGGCGCCATAGCAGGAGGGTTACAATGA
- a CDS encoding sensor histidine kinase: protein MRTLRVRFAVMLATAAVVPLLTYGAVSLYSLNVGTRRTVVESHLNVARQVAQQVRRYISTNLQILQALAADLENTSLTPQQTDRILKNYVLRFPEFRELTVVDGSGNAVATSRLGLPAVLKAAEFTQLTADWTPRSGQAAGRIIDRVRMSHVFVDGDMLPTTLVVAPIAASGQQGAGWLVGEFSIEELWRMVGRISFGAQGYALVLGPGGELLAHGNPDERSRVATDAVVRTQGGRIQGSDPTINAIIDALHGQSTDAPVVREDERLVGGRMLAVGIDIPDLGWTVVVSQPTREAYAIADQLQNQLVGAISLALLIMILVGWVWGRSLIRPITALITGTQAIASGRLDERVAIESKSELGTLGAAFNGMADRLVELQADVRRQERHAMFGRVAAGLVHDLSHPFKNVQNNCRLILKMHDDPEYREMFRRTVDREFGTIRRVFEDLRNIARPMPLERFPLDLNTLVADIGESMRANAATAGVALSVELGRARLFMLGDMFALGRVCRNLVLNAIEATPPRGRIVMDAAAIGGKVRIRVSDTGCGIAPDRIATVFEDFTTTKRQGLGLGLAIVKKIVEQLGGNVSVTSEVGRGTTFVLEFGQIPPPETAG from the coding sequence ATGAGGACACTGCGCGTCCGCTTTGCCGTCATGCTGGCGACGGCCGCCGTCGTGCCGTTGCTGACGTACGGCGCGGTGTCGCTCTATTCGCTCAATGTCGGAACGCGCCGCACCGTGGTGGAGAGCCACCTCAATGTCGCGCGCCAGGTCGCCCAACAGGTGCGGCGGTACATCTCCACCAACCTCCAGATTCTCCAGGCCCTGGCCGCGGACCTGGAGAACACCAGCCTCACGCCCCAGCAGACCGATCGAATCCTGAAGAATTACGTGCTGCGTTTTCCGGAATTCCGCGAACTCACGGTCGTCGACGGCTCAGGCAACGCCGTCGCAACCAGCCGGCTGGGCCTCCCGGCTGTGTTGAAGGCAGCTGAGTTCACTCAACTCACAGCGGACTGGACTCCGCGGAGCGGGCAGGCGGCCGGGAGGATTATCGATAGGGTCCGGATGTCGCACGTGTTCGTCGACGGCGACATGCTGCCAACCACGCTGGTGGTCGCGCCGATTGCGGCGAGCGGCCAGCAGGGGGCCGGATGGCTGGTGGGCGAATTCAGCATTGAGGAACTGTGGCGAATGGTCGGCCGCATCAGCTTCGGCGCACAGGGATACGCACTGGTTCTTGGTCCGGGCGGCGAACTGCTCGCGCATGGCAATCCGGACGAGCGGTCGAGAGTGGCCACCGACGCCGTCGTGCGCACACAGGGCGGCCGGATACAGGGCAGCGATCCAACGATCAACGCCATCATCGACGCCCTGCATGGGCAGAGTACCGACGCACCCGTCGTCAGGGAAGACGAACGCCTTGTCGGTGGTCGGATGCTTGCGGTCGGCATCGACATTCCGGACCTTGGCTGGACGGTCGTGGTCTCGCAGCCGACCCGCGAAGCATACGCGATTGCTGACCAGCTGCAGAATCAGCTCGTCGGCGCCATCAGCCTCGCGTTGCTGATTATGATCCTGGTCGGCTGGGTGTGGGGGCGATCGCTCATCAGGCCCATCACGGCGCTCATTACGGGCACGCAGGCAATCGCCAGTGGGCGACTCGATGAGCGCGTCGCCATCGAGTCGAAGTCGGAACTCGGCACGCTGGGGGCCGCATTCAACGGGATGGCCGATCGCCTGGTGGAGCTGCAGGCAGACGTCCGAAGGCAGGAGCGCCATGCGATGTTCGGACGTGTGGCGGCAGGCCTTGTGCATGACCTGTCGCACCCGTTCAAGAACGTTCAGAACAACTGCCGGCTGATACTCAAGATGCACGACGACCCGGAGTATCGCGAGATGTTCCGCCGGACCGTCGACCGCGAGTTCGGCACGATCAGGCGCGTGTTCGAAGATCTCCGGAACATTGCGCGCCCCATGCCGCTCGAGCGCTTTCCGCTCGATCTCAACACCCTGGTGGCAGATATCGGCGAGTCGATGCGCGCCAACGCCGCCACCGCCGGCGTGGCGCTCAGTGTGGAACTGGGCCGCGCACGCCTGTTCATGCTGGGCGACATGTTCGCGCTCGGCCGCGTGTGCCGAAATCTGGTGCTGAACGCGATCGAGGCGACCCCTCCGCGGGGAAGGATCGTCATGGACGCAGCGGCGATCGGCGGGAAGGTCCGGATTCGCGTGAGCGATACCGGGTGCGGCATCGCGCCGGACCGGATCGCCACCGTGTTCGAGGATTTTACGACGACCAAGCGTCAAGGCCTCGGTCTGGGCCTGGCCATCGTCAAGAAGATCGTCGAACAGTTGGGAGGGAACGTCAGCGTGACGAGCGAGGTCGGGCGGGGCACGACGTTCGTCCTGGAATTCGGGCAGATCCCGCCGCCTGAGACGGCCGGATAG
- a CDS encoding peptidylprolyl isomerase — translation MSMRPFAVFMSVMMVLAVAAVACAQPASGGLKNPAALKETAPAVYKAKFETSAGSFVVEVHRDWAPLGADRFYNLVKNGFYDDCRFFRVVSNFMVQFGISGDPAVSAVWRGAQIGVDPVKESNKRGYITYAMGGSPDTRTTQVFINFGDNVRLDGMGFAPFGKIASGMDVVEKIYSEYGDGAPRGKGPDQGRIQAEGNSYLAKEFPKMDYIKKATIEK, via the coding sequence ATGAGTATGCGACCGTTTGCCGTGTTCATGTCAGTGATGATGGTGTTGGCCGTGGCCGCGGTGGCGTGCGCGCAGCCCGCGTCGGGTGGGCTCAAGAATCCCGCCGCCCTGAAAGAGACGGCGCCGGCCGTCTACAAGGCGAAGTTCGAGACCAGCGCCGGCTCGTTCGTCGTCGAGGTGCACCGCGACTGGGCGCCGCTTGGCGCGGACCGGTTCTACAACCTCGTCAAGAACGGGTTCTACGACGACTGCCGCTTCTTCAGGGTGGTCTCTAATTTCATGGTGCAGTTCGGGATCAGCGGTGATCCGGCGGTGTCGGCGGTCTGGCGGGGCGCGCAGATCGGCGTCGATCCGGTCAAAGAGAGCAACAAGCGCGGCTACATCACCTACGCGATGGGCGGATCGCCAGATACGCGGACGACGCAGGTGTTCATCAATTTCGGCGACAATGTCAGGCTTGACGGGATGGGATTCGCACCCTTTGGGAAGATCGCGTCCGGCATGGACGTTGTCGAAAAGATCTACTCCGAGTACGGCGACGGCGCGCCGAGGGGCAAAGGTCCCGATCAGGGCCGGATCCAGGCGGAGGGCAATTCCTACCTGGCGAAGGAATTCCCGAAGATGGACTACATCAAGAAGGCGACGATCGAGAAGTAG
- the lpdA gene encoding dihydrolipoyl dehydrogenase — translation MANQYDVIIVGAGTGGYPAAIRAAQLGLKVAVVERQKTLGGTCLNWGCIPTKALLEHAHALKIAQGAKEWGLVIGPDAPRIDMNQVQVRKDKIVTILTRGIEFLFKKNGIDWIKGSGRLAGPGKVEVTGGETRLVTATQIIVATGSSARSVPGIELDRKRIITSDEAIFLREVPKSIVVLGSGPIGVEFATVFKRFGSDVTVVELLPHLVPLEDETVSIELEKAFKKQGIKFHTSTTVTAARARADGVDLDMKMPDGSTQTLSVEYLLVATGRGPVTAGLGAEQVGLALERGYVRVDEQFRTSVADVSAIGDVITFGAPGHLQLAHLSTAEGIALAERLAGKPFHAINYDQVPKCTYCDPEISSVGLTEKQAVERGYDVRIGTFPFGVLARARIANETDGLVKIVADKKYDEVLGVHMIGPRATELVAEATLALRLESTVEELIRTIHAHPTMSEAVGEAAHATHGAAIHG, via the coding sequence GTGGCCAACCAGTACGACGTCATCATCGTCGGCGCCGGCACCGGAGGATATCCGGCGGCCATCCGCGCCGCGCAGCTCGGCCTCAAGGTCGCGGTCGTCGAGCGCCAGAAGACGCTCGGTGGCACCTGCCTGAATTGGGGCTGCATTCCGACCAAGGCACTCCTGGAGCACGCGCACGCGCTCAAGATCGCGCAGGGTGCGAAGGAATGGGGCCTGGTGATTGGACCTGACGCGCCCCGCATCGACATGAACCAGGTGCAGGTGCGGAAGGACAAGATCGTGACGATCCTGACGCGCGGCATCGAGTTCCTGTTCAAGAAGAACGGGATCGACTGGATCAAGGGCAGCGGCCGGCTGGCCGGCCCGGGCAAAGTGGAGGTCACCGGCGGAGAAACGCGGCTGGTCACCGCAACCCAGATCATCGTCGCGACGGGGTCGAGCGCGCGCAGCGTGCCGGGCATCGAGCTCGACCGGAAGCGCATCATCACAAGCGACGAAGCCATCTTTCTGCGCGAGGTGCCGAAGTCGATTGTCGTGCTCGGTAGCGGTCCAATCGGGGTCGAGTTTGCCACTGTCTTCAAGCGGTTCGGCAGCGACGTCACGGTCGTCGAGCTGCTGCCGCATCTGGTGCCGCTCGAAGACGAAACCGTTTCCATTGAGCTGGAGAAGGCGTTCAAGAAGCAGGGCATCAAGTTCCACACGTCGACCACGGTCACCGCCGCCCGCGCACGAGCGGATGGCGTGGATCTCGACATGAAGATGCCGGACGGCTCGACACAGACGCTGTCGGTGGAGTACCTGCTGGTGGCGACCGGCCGCGGCCCTGTCACCGCCGGACTCGGCGCCGAACAGGTCGGCCTCGCCCTCGAGAGAGGCTACGTGCGTGTCGACGAACAGTTCCGGACGAGCGTCGCTGATGTGTCGGCGATCGGTGATGTCATTACGTTTGGCGCGCCCGGGCATCTGCAGCTCGCTCATCTCTCGACGGCCGAGGGCATCGCGCTGGCCGAGCGGCTGGCAGGCAAACCCTTCCACGCGATCAATTACGACCAGGTGCCCAAGTGCACGTATTGCGATCCCGAGATCAGCAGCGTCGGCCTCACCGAGAAACAGGCCGTCGAGCGGGGCTACGACGTTCGGATCGGGACGTTCCCGTTTGGCGTGCTGGCGCGCGCCCGCATCGCCAATGAGACCGACGGCCTCGTCAAGATCGTGGCCGACAAGAAGTACGACGAAGTGCTCGGCGTGCACATGATCGGCCCGCGGGCGACCGAGTTGGTGGCCGAGGCCACACTGGCGCTTCGGCTCGAGAGCACGGTCGAGGAGCTGATTCGCACGATTCACGCGCACCCGACGATGTCCGAGGCGGTGGGCGAGGCCGCGCATGCAACGCACGGGGCGGCGATACATGGGTGA
- a CDS encoding sigma-54 dependent transcriptional regulator, whose protein sequence is MKTVLIVDDDEGMRDTLAAILRRDYRVLRASNGEHGLGVLNRETVDVILLDVRMPGIGGLEVLRRVKETQRLVEVIVISAINEVETAVQAMKLGAYHYISKDFEYDAVLSLVRNACERIDLSRKVMTLSAQVADDRERQFIQGPSVKMRQVAELVRKVAGLSATVLILGESGTGKELLARMIHRESDRSEAPFVPVNLAAIPGELVESALFGHEEGAFTGAVRQKLGKFEIASGGTLFLDEIGELKPDVQAKLLRALQESEIERVGGTRSIKVDLRIIAATNSDLEKTVRDGRFREDLYYRINVIPLNVPPLRDRVEDLPELALFFLSRYNAKFKKSIRGISAPAMVVLQGYRWPGNVRELEHLVERLVAVCDQDVIESAHLPYEYHLASLVKPETVTEALLDRACETFERNFILRALEQSGWNVTAAARALGVPLSTLKHKMDRLDIREIARKLRSS, encoded by the coding sequence ATGAAGACGGTGCTCATTGTCGATGATGACGAGGGGATGCGCGACACCCTGGCGGCAATCCTGCGCCGTGACTATCGGGTGCTGCGGGCCTCGAACGGCGAACACGGGCTGGGCGTGCTCAACCGCGAAACCGTCGATGTGATCCTGCTCGACGTGCGGATGCCCGGTATTGGAGGGCTGGAGGTGCTGCGCCGCGTCAAGGAGACGCAGCGGCTCGTCGAAGTCATCGTGATCTCCGCCATCAATGAAGTCGAGACGGCGGTCCAGGCGATGAAGCTGGGTGCCTACCACTACATCTCCAAGGATTTTGAGTACGACGCCGTGCTGTCGCTCGTGCGCAATGCATGCGAACGGATCGACCTGAGCCGCAAGGTCATGACGCTGTCAGCGCAGGTCGCCGACGACCGCGAACGCCAGTTCATCCAGGGTCCGAGCGTCAAGATGCGGCAGGTGGCGGAACTGGTGCGCAAGGTGGCGGGATTGTCTGCAACAGTCCTGATCCTCGGCGAGAGCGGAACCGGCAAGGAACTGCTCGCACGGATGATTCACCGCGAATCGGACCGGTCCGAGGCGCCGTTCGTGCCGGTCAATCTCGCCGCGATTCCGGGCGAGTTGGTCGAGTCGGCGCTCTTCGGCCACGAGGAGGGGGCGTTCACCGGTGCGGTGCGGCAGAAGCTGGGCAAGTTCGAGATCGCCTCGGGCGGCACGCTGTTCCTCGACGAGATCGGCGAACTGAAACCAGACGTGCAGGCGAAGCTGCTGCGCGCCCTTCAGGAATCCGAAATCGAGCGCGTCGGGGGCACCAGATCAATCAAGGTGGATCTGCGGATCATCGCCGCGACCAACAGCGATCTCGAGAAGACCGTGCGGGACGGACGGTTCCGCGAGGATCTCTACTACCGGATCAATGTGATTCCGCTCAACGTCCCGCCGCTCCGGGATCGCGTCGAGGACCTGCCGGAACTGGCGCTGTTCTTTCTGTCGCGGTACAACGCGAAGTTCAAGAAGTCGATCCGCGGAATCAGCGCGCCGGCGATGGTGGTGCTCCAGGGGTATCGCTGGCCGGGTAACGTGCGCGAACTCGAACACCTGGTGGAACGGCTGGTCGCGGTGTGCGACCAGGACGTGATCGAGAGTGCGCATCTGCCCTATGAGTACCACCTCGCATCGCTGGTGAAGCCTGAAACGGTGACCGAAGCGCTGCTCGACAGAGCGTGCGAGACCTTCGAGCGCAACTTCATTCTCCGCGCGCTGGAACAGTCCGGCTGGAACGTGACAGCCGCCGCCAGGGCGCTCGGCGTGCCGCTGAGCACGCTCAAACACAAGATGGACCGCCTCGACATCCGCGAGATCGCCAGGAAACTGCGCAGCAGCTAG